The genomic region TCATGCTTTCTCTGGTATGGGATCATGGAAAGGCTTTCGGTCCATAACTCATTCGCAGATCGGGTCGTTGggttgagattgaggttTGGCACTGGCACCAGACTCGGTTCGCGAAAATGGAATCGTTGGCCAAGAAGACACACATTGgtgaagagatggagggagGGGCGGGTTGAGTAGAAGAGAAgagtaaagtaaagtataCGGCAAAGTAAAATAAGGCAAAGCAAGGCAAAGTAAGCACGCGCAATAATAATCGACCCGAGTGATACTGCAGGTCTATTGTTAATTGCGCTGTAGAGCCAAGCGGAACTTTGGTGAACGTAAGTTgaaagagaagggagaaaAGTATCACTGTGACACCTCAGAGTGATGAAAGGTTGAATGAACCGAACCCCTCAAGGTAAGGTTCAGGTCAGGCTCAGCGGTCTTTCCAAGGCACAAGATTTTAAGCCCAGTCAGTGGTGGTGCTGAGTCTTACTGCCCTGTGGGTTTACTTCGGATTGGATCCATGATTGCCTTGCGACGAGTGCCTACTAACCTCACCTTTTACTCGTTGGGGGACATTTGGACCCTGGAAATACATCCATACCTACCTTAGATACCTAGCTTAGTTAGTAGCTTAGTAGTATGACATCGTTCCCAACTCAAGCTTGAAGGTGAACGCATAATTATCAGACACGAGAGTATGTCCCGCAGGTTGTTCCAATCAATATCTTAGTACATGGCTCGAAGTATCTTCATAAGTCTAGGCACTTAAATCTCAATATCAGACCTCCAAGTCTTATAGTCAAAGGCATTTATCATTAGGAATCAATAAATGTCAATGTTACTTTCTGGGTATACAAGGCAATATGTTGGCCAGTCTAGCCTGTCTAGCTTGTCTGCTTGTGTTCATGATGATTCAATAGAATTTACTACAAACTCAAGAAAGGCCTGTGCTCCCAGTACCGGCTCCCAACTGGATTGTCAGGGCCGAGTagtccatccatccatccatccatgaCTGGGGCTGCAAAAGCTGCCCCTCATCCAGCCAGTTCACCAACTGGCTTAGCGCCTGACAGGGTAGACCCCACCATATATCACTGGATGAGCTACTACTCACCTCCAATATAGGAACTTTAGGATATACCACGACGTCTGGCAGTCCCATCATAAGAAACCCATCCATGTTTACCTATATACCTGACACGTTGACTTGCCCTACGCCCAGCGAGAGTATAGGCACTTTGCCAGTTCGTCTCAACAATCTATAACAGCTCCTTAAAGAGTCACTACCCTGTACTCACCGCTTTGCATCCTCTGGACATTGCTCTCAAGTAATTCTACCTTTCCAATCAAGCTCACAACAAAGGATGAAGCGCTCACGAGAGCTCGAAGAAGAGTTAGATTCCGATTCTGAACAGACAAACCCGGGACCGTCCCTACGTCCAGTGTCAAAAGTGACTCAGCTTGAATTCGCCatcgacgacgaagaggataCCATAGCCATGAGATGCAACTTGCCTCCGCACAGAGAGCCTCTGGCCTTCAGATCCTACGACGAATACGAGGTCCATTACAACAAGTCTCATACTAACAGGTGTCTTGAATGCCACAAGAACTTCCCAAGCGAACATCTGCTCAACGTCCACATTGAAGAATACCACGACCCTTTAGTAACTGTAAAGCGGGAACAAGGCGAGCATACTGTAAGTCCCATAACCTGGCTTTCCATCGACCGCTACGAGTCTGCAACTGACCCTTGCGCTCCAGTACTCGTGCTTTGTCGAGGGATGTGAGCGTAAGTGCATGACACATCAGAAGAGGCGTATGCATCTTATCGACAAGCACATGTATCcaaagaacttcttcttcgccgtcACCAGGGACGGTATTGACGGTAGGCGGTCCCTGCTAAATGATGGCAGTCATCATCGCCGCCGGTCATCGACCAACTCGCAAGCTATCAAGAACTCTCGACGTCGCGCTAGTCTCATGGAGGGCGAGAATGTCTCTTCACAGCCGGAGGACAAATCAAAAGAGTCACCAAAGTCACCAGCGGTGAAGAATGTGGAAAACAAGCAGGAAAAGGACAAGCCAGCGGACACAGAGATGGCAGATCTTACAGGTGCCATGTCGTCACTATCCTTTGTCCCACCGAGTGTCCGGTTTGGACGTGGAAGAGCTGGCTTTTCCAAAAGATGAAGTAAAGACGAAGTTTCAGACTGGGTAGGAGTATCAGCACACTTTTGGTAAACACATGATGCGGCCAATGAAAGGATTTTCTACCTCATCGCGTCGATATGTATCGCTCTTGCCTCGAATCGTTATCGATGCGTATTGATGCATTATTTATACGCCCAACGCCGTCTCTTCCTTTGAACTTGCAGGTGTTTCCTCCATCTAGGTCGCCTTCATATTCGCACTTGTCGTGTCTAGTCGCTTGATGCGCAGCCTCTGCAACCGCAGCTGACACACTCAATGTCTTCGTCACCCTTAATCTCCGCCCGTGGAACACGGCAGATGCATGTGCTGTTGAAATTTGTCTCCTTTGTCTGGATGCAGCGCAGACAGCATAGCTAGGCAGGGTCAGCATGTATGCCTCATAAGACAAACGGCGGTTGGGACACTAACCTTTTCATATCCTTGTTTCTTCCACTTCGCAATCAACATCGCATCCGCGTAGCCGTTTTTCAGCAACCAATCGTACAGCTTCTTGCTAATCGCCTCCTTCTCGTAGTATAACTCATATACGTATCGGCTGCGTTGATGCGAGATCTGGAAGATTTCCCACTGCGCTTGGTGCCTAGGACCTGATGGCGGCGGCTTGTTCTGGGcatccttcatcttgttggagaagatgagcaAGTCATTCTCAATGTCCTCAAAGCCATCAGGCGGGGGTTTTCGTTTGGACGAGTGTCGAATAGCGGGCATCTTGGGTTATGCGTTGGCTTGCTGGATTTGTTGTTATTCTTTCTGAGGTTGTGTTCCTGTCGCAACGAGAAATGACGTTAGAAAGTTGCTAGCTACCTTACTGAAACTGACTTAGCCTCCAGCGCCTAATCGATAGTGGAGGCCACTGCTGTCCGACCCAGTAAGAGAAACACCAGCAAACTCccgaaagaagagatgaagggCAAATTACACGTATTTAGGTACTTAAAATAACACAAGAGCTCTTATTCCTCCTTCTTTCAAAATCTTCCCATAACAGTTATAAATTATGAACGAAATTCCAGATGTCTTACTGGGCTAATCTTTTTCCGGGCCGTCGGCCATACTTGGTTGTTAGAGAGCCTATGGGACACAATAGGTACCTAGGCAACGACGAACTGGATCACGGCTTTAATGGCTCTTTTGGTTCGCTCCCCAATAAGCGCTTATCAATAAAAAACATCAATGCAAAACAGGTCCTTATGAGGTTATTGGACAACCTCAGACTTCCTGATGCTTTGTTTCCAGTGTACTTCGGCTTCAGGCATCTTCCTCCGTTGTGCTTGCCGCTGACGAAAAGCAGACCTATGAGTGGAAGATAGGCTTCGTGGCGGTGTATTGGCGTGTGGCGTGTCCTCACGTGACCGCATCACCGCGGTGCTTTCGTGCATCTCCCGTCGGCTTCGGGAATCTGGGAAACGTCAGAGCAGATTGGTTTCCGACGTCAAGAGAGCATTGATTGCCCACCATGGCCATTACGCCGACCCAGTTTGCTAAGAAGACGGCGCAGTGTGAGTCTCGGTGTATTGAAATGCTTTTTTAAACCTTACTGATGACCTGAACAGCGGCCAATTGGTCTGATGCCAAGCGACGAGTGCTCTCCTCCTACCGAGAATGGATTCGAGCTGTATGTTTTGCAAAACCGAAGACACATTCTCTTGGATCACGATATTCCTAGTCTTCGTGTGGCTTTCGACGAAGCTTGGCTAGTGGATTTGCGACCGATCACCTGCTGATCAACCAGATATAGGCCCCCGAAGTCCAAACCATGTACAACATGCCCATGCCCGTCTCCGCCATCCGAACCCGTATGCGGCAAGAATTCGAACGACAACGATTTGTGAACAAGCTCTCTGTTGTAGacgttcttctcttcaagtCCCACGCCGAGTACCAGGTGCGCTCGAACTCCACAGCTGGAATGAATTGATGTACAGGAGGGTTTTATGCTGACCTCATGAACACAGGAGACAATGAACTTCTGGAAGCAGACCAATCACATCATGGCCTACTTCAAGGAGGAGAACTTCCGAGGTGACAAGCGACTACCATCCAGCTTTATGACTGGCTTCCTCGAGGTGAGCATCAAACTACATGGCGctctgttgaggatgaggctaACAGGGTGCATAGGGTCGCAACTAGCAACAAGGGCTTGTGTATATATCTCATTGAAAGGGATTCCTCAAAACGCCTCTATTTCCATCATGATCCATGTGAATGCAAACACTTTTAAGTCCTGAGCACATGATTTTGGGCTCATCGGTCAGCCCCCTGCTCTGCGTTGTAGGCCTCCCTCTTGGTCCAGAACTCATCGGCGACTACATCACATACTTCTTGAATGTCGACCAACCCCTTCTTGAGAGCGTCAACTGCAGTTCCACCTGAATACTTGTTAATAAGTACAACCCCGTGAGGCATTGCGTGTACGTACTGTAGGTCTGAATGCGAATGTTCATCTTGGGCTCTGAGGGATGGGGGATAGAGTAAGCGCAGAACTCAACATCGGGGCTGTCATGTGTTAGATGGGCTTCGTAGGACATGCTAGGAATACAAACTTTTTCATGATGATATATCTCAACGCGTTTCCGAGTGTATGGCCTTCATCAGTGAACTCAAAGGAGGCAGCAGTGTCTGTTGAGCCAGGAAGCTAGTGATGTGTCAGTCAATATCACGTTGTGTCACCACTCTTTTTGTGCTTACGATTCGGACTCTCTGGGGCTCagtttcctcctcttcttcctcatcctcgacaGCCTCGTCATTCACCGCAGGCTGCGCGGAGACTGGGGCATCCTCCATGTTGGTATCCTCAGCCTGTGGCTGCTCTTCCTTCTTAGTTCGCGCAGGCATTTTGTCGCTTGTAAGAAGTAAAATTGTAAACGGTGGAAAGCCCTTTTCTGACTCTGATTCCTTTTGC from Fusarium oxysporum Fo47 chromosome III, complete sequence harbors:
- a CDS encoding G10 protein, which produces MPAIRHSSKRKPPPDGFEDIENDLLIFSNKMKDAQNKPPPSGPRHQAQWEIFQISHQRSRYVYELYYEKEAISKKLYDWLLKNGYADAMLIAKWKKQGYEKLCCLRCIQTKETNFNSTCICRVPRAEIKGDEDIECVSCGCRGCASSD
- a CDS encoding DNA-directed RNA polymerase, which encodes MPARTKKEEQPQAEDTNMEDAPVSAQPAVNDEAVEDEEEEEETEPQRVRILPGSTDTAASFEFTDEGHTLGNALRYIIMKNPDVEFCAYSIPHPSEPKMNIRIQTYSGTAVDALKKGLVDIQEVCDVVADEFWTKREAYNAEQGADR